The following proteins are encoded in a genomic region of Dokdonia donghaensis DSW-1:
- a CDS encoding ABC transporter permease, with protein MSRNTITEDSWLYEIKPKGKLIDLNFKEIWSYRDLLVLFVKRDIVTVYKQTILGPLWFLIQPLFTSIVFTLIFNNIGNVSTGAVPAFLFNLAGITLWNYFKECLTTSSTTFTANAGLFGKVYFPRFIVPASRVISGLFKYSIQVLIFVLFYLYFVFYKGVDIAPSPFFLLSLLLVFNMALIGLGVGMILSALTTKYRDLTILVSFGINLLMYVSGVMYPLEEMRAKLPEYYWLIEYNPIAQTIELYRNLLLGTAQVNFAMMGISLLIGVICFLVGLIIFNRTERNFIDTV; from the coding sequence ATGAGCCGTAATACGATAACAGAAGATAGCTGGCTTTATGAAATTAAGCCTAAAGGCAAACTTATTGATCTTAACTTTAAAGAGATTTGGAGTTATAGAGATCTCCTCGTGCTTTTTGTTAAGCGTGATATCGTTACAGTTTATAAACAGACTATATTAGGCCCGCTATGGTTCTTGATCCAGCCATTGTTTACCAGTATTGTTTTTACACTTATTTTTAATAATATAGGTAACGTGAGTACTGGTGCGGTTCCTGCTTTTTTATTCAACCTAGCTGGTATAACCTTATGGAATTATTTTAAGGAGTGTCTTACTACCAGTAGTACAACCTTTACAGCAAATGCTGGACTTTTTGGAAAAGTGTACTTTCCTAGGTTTATAGTACCGGCTTCACGAGTTATTTCTGGCCTTTTTAAGTATAGTATTCAGGTATTGATCTTTGTTTTATTTTATCTTTATTTTGTTTTCTATAAAGGTGTAGATATAGCACCCTCTCCATTCTTTTTATTGAGTCTATTATTAGTTTTTAATATGGCACTTATAGGTCTAGGAGTTGGGATGATTCTAAGTGCACTTACGACAAAGTATCGAGATTTGACCATACTAGTATCCTTCGGTATCAACCTACTTATGTATGTAAGCGGGGTTATGTATCCTCTAGAAGAGATGCGAGCAAAGTTGCCAGAGTATTATTGGCTCATAGAGTATAATCCTATAGCACAAACAATAGAGTTATATAGAAATCTGCTCTTGGGTACGGCACAAGTCAATTTTGCTATGATGGGAATAAGTCTTTTAATAGGCGTCATATGTTTTCTGGTAGGACTTATAATTTTTAATCGTACCGAGCGCAATTTTATAGATACAGTGTGA
- a CDS encoding polysaccharide ABC transporter ATP-binding protein, translated as MNDIILKVENIAKQYRLGLVGTGTLSHDINRLWHKIRGKEDPYLQVGAINDRKASQSSDYVWALKDINFEVKRGEILGIIGKNGAGKSTLLKILSRVTGPTQGSIKTKGRIASLLEVGTGMHPELTGRENVYLNGAILGMSKAEIASKIDEIVDFSGCKMYIDTPVKRYSSGMRVRLGFAVAAFLEPDILVVDEVLAVGDAEFQKKAIGKMQDISQSGGRTVLVVSHNMGTIQQLCTRCIVLKNGNVAYDGPTKEGVETYLKDTNHSELDGISEFIEHQTDEEFVLKKFSIFQESSSNGIYYSEKDVELAFSFALLKALDGFRVGFDVIDMSTNNLLFRSYHDDQKDSIEQMKAGDYEIKGIIPANLLRNGRYFIKLAIGIHNRRWIVFDDSIGQELVVQNLEGVNAIYMEERPGLIMPSLYWEQNYRLQ; from the coding sequence ATGAATGATATCATCCTCAAAGTCGAAAATATAGCAAAGCAATACAGGCTTGGGCTTGTAGGGACTGGGACGTTAAGTCACGATATTAATAGATTGTGGCATAAAATAAGAGGAAAAGAAGACCCTTATCTTCAAGTAGGAGCAATAAATGATCGAAAAGCATCACAAAGTTCTGATTATGTATGGGCTTTAAAGGATATTAATTTTGAAGTTAAGCGTGGAGAAATTTTAGGAATCATAGGTAAAAATGGAGCAGGTAAGTCTACTCTTTTAAAAATATTATCTCGAGTTACAGGACCTACTCAAGGAAGTATAAAAACTAAAGGACGCATAGCTAGCCTTCTTGAGGTAGGTACAGGTATGCATCCAGAGCTTACTGGCCGCGAAAATGTATACCTCAATGGAGCTATACTAGGAATGTCTAAAGCAGAAATTGCTAGTAAAATAGACGAGATAGTAGATTTCTCAGGTTGTAAGATGTATATTGATACACCTGTAAAAAGATACTCTAGTGGAATGCGTGTGCGGCTAGGCTTTGCGGTAGCTGCCTTTTTAGAACCTGATATTCTTGTGGTAGATGAGGTACTAGCAGTAGGTGATGCAGAGTTTCAAAAGAAGGCCATAGGTAAGATGCAGGATATATCTCAATCTGGAGGCAGAACAGTTCTTGTAGTGAGTCATAATATGGGAACTATACAGCAACTATGTACTAGGTGTATAGTTTTAAAAAATGGTAATGTCGCTTACGATGGTCCTACAAAGGAAGGAGTTGAAACTTATCTGAAAGATACTAATCATAGTGAACTGGATGGCATAAGTGAATTTATAGAGCATCAAACAGATGAAGAGTTTGTACTAAAAAAATTCTCAATTTTTCAAGAGAGTTCAAGCAATGGTATATATTACAGTGAAAAAGATGTTGAGCTAGCGTTTTCATTTGCCCTACTTAAAGCTCTCGACGGTTTTAGAGTAGGTTTTGATGTGATTGATATGAGTACAAATAACTTACTATTCAGATCATATCACGATGACCAAAAGGATAGTATAGAGCAAATGAAAGCTGGTGATTACGAAATAAAGGGCATAATACCGGCAAATTTACTGAGAAATGGTAGGTACTTTATAAAGCTAGCCATAGGTATTCACAATAGAAGATGGATTGTCTTTGATGATAGCATAGGTCAAGAGCTTGTAGTTCAAAATTTAGAAGGAGTAAATGCGATATATATGGAGGAGCGCCCTGGACTTATTATGCCATCTCTGTATTGGGAACAAAATTATAGATTACAGTAG
- a CDS encoding FkbM family methyltransferase, which translates to MFKNIPYRVAHRLAKVLKNYIKKIDVKRSVVKKREEEEMWNKHFNNAVFFEYNLQGEVKINLYKDSVLSKPIYEGFEIDEMKFLQSTLKEGDIFIDIGANVGLFSLLASKKVGNTGKVIAFEPTPLTYSRLQENIILNDFKNIQARQLALSDAKGEMKFYISNNGYDAWNSLAPSHDNKLQESINVPVSTLDSELQDVDKTKVSLVKIDVEGWEKFTLKGGKSFFENYTPTVMVEFTEQNTFNAGYMVQDIYNVLLGMGYSWYKIENGTLLPDAMRLSYPYTNLIAKKAKG; encoded by the coding sequence ATGTTCAAAAATATACCATACAGAGTTGCTCATAGATTAGCAAAAGTTTTAAAAAACTATATAAAAAAAATAGATGTAAAAAGGAGCGTTGTTAAGAAAAGAGAAGAAGAGGAGATGTGGAACAAGCATTTTAATAATGCTGTTTTTTTTGAGTATAACTTGCAGGGGGAAGTAAAGATAAACCTATATAAGGACAGTGTTTTGTCCAAGCCAATTTATGAAGGTTTTGAAATTGATGAAATGAAGTTTTTACAATCTACTCTTAAAGAAGGAGATATCTTTATTGATATTGGAGCTAATGTAGGTTTGTTCTCATTACTTGCATCAAAAAAAGTAGGGAATACTGGTAAAGTCATTGCTTTTGAGCCAACGCCATTAACTTACTCTAGATTACAAGAAAATATTATCTTAAATGACTTTAAGAACATTCAAGCAAGACAACTAGCGCTTTCTGATGCCAAGGGTGAAATGAAATTTTATATTTCAAATAATGGATACGATGCTTGGAACTCATTAGCACCTAGTCACGATAATAAATTACAAGAAAGCATTAATGTACCTGTTAGTACCCTGGATAGTGAGCTTCAGGATGTAGATAAAACTAAAGTGAGTTTAGTCAAAATAGATGTAGAAGGGTGGGAAAAATTCACGTTAAAGGGAGGGAAATCTTTTTTTGAAAATTATACACCTACTGTAATGGTCGAGTTTACGGAGCAGAATACTTTTAATGCTGGTTATATGGTCCAAGATATCTATAATGTATTATTAGGTATGGGGTACTCGTGGTATAAAATCGAAAATGGCACCCTTTTACCGGATGCAATGCGACTTAGTTACCCTTATACAAACCTCATTGCAAAAAAAGCAAAAGGATAG
- a CDS encoding glycosyltransferase family 2 protein, with the protein MLVSIITVNLNDRVGLERTCASVFKQSFTDYEHIIIDGASVDGSLDYIETRNDKFSYWISEPDSGVYCAMNKGIRQAKGKYLLFLNSGDILCNDKVLSDVKPALGNDIDFIYGNLRIEEENGESFINKYPEVLDFNFFKTTSLGHASTFIKRSLFEVYGEYRTDLKIVSDWAFFLSAICIEKLLYLKIDKTISIFYEGGLSTASTYDKLHKEERKNVLLENFDHYEQGYNELLDEYRKFKIWISLINDKLPVVVSNRYTLKIVNFVISLLGGILIKKRQ; encoded by the coding sequence ATGTTAGTAAGCATAATTACAGTCAACTTAAATGACAGAGTTGGTCTTGAAAGGACTTGTGCGAGTGTTTTTAAACAGTCTTTTACAGATTATGAACACATAATCATAGACGGCGCGTCTGTAGATGGTAGCCTAGATTATATAGAAACTCGTAATGATAAATTCTCCTACTGGATAAGCGAACCAGACAGTGGTGTTTATTGTGCAATGAATAAAGGTATTCGTCAAGCAAAGGGTAAATATCTCTTGTTTTTAAACAGTGGAGATATCTTATGTAATGATAAAGTGTTATCAGATGTAAAACCTGCACTTGGTAATGATATAGATTTTATATATGGTAACCTTAGGATAGAAGAAGAAAATGGTGAAAGTTTTATAAACAAATATCCAGAAGTGCTTGATTTTAATTTCTTTAAAACAACATCTCTAGGTCACGCATCCACTTTTATTAAACGTTCTCTTTTTGAAGTTTATGGTGAGTATAGAACAGATTTAAAAATTGTATCAGATTGGGCATTCTTTTTAAGTGCCATTTGCATAGAGAAGTTATTATACCTTAAAATAGATAAGACAATATCTATATTTTACGAGGGCGGTTTGTCTACTGCTTCTACTTATGATAAGTTGCATAAGGAAGAACGTAAAAATGTCCTTTTAGAAAACTTTGATCATTATGAACAAGGCTATAATGAGTTACTTGATGAATATAGAAAGTTTAAAATTTGGATTTCTTTAATTAATGACAAGCTCCCTGTTGTTGTTTCAAACAGGTACACCTTAAAGATTGTAAATTTTGTTATCTCTCTATTAGGAGGAATTTTAATTAAAAAACGTCAGTAA
- a CDS encoding glycosyltransferase family 2 protein: MLVTAVIPCYNSQNTIERAIDSVLNQTHKVDEIIVVNDGSTDNSLQVLNNITQSNKCIKVIDQNNKGVSNARNTAIKEAKGEFILTLDADDYFEPTFVEKALHRFSENNQYGAVMCGYVRVVNEKKILSYIPSDVTLASCLLNNGALSCLLLKKSVIEVAGGYDTKMVEGYEDWDLNIRILKAGFTFGIVREVLFNYVDTPGSRTYKATPNDIELRMYMYYKYKDLYQKNASYIYQQLINQNIQLRRRQKKVKQSMSFKLGDKIIGSLIVVKHILNFKRQ; encoded by the coding sequence ATGTTAGTTACTGCTGTTATTCCTTGCTATAATTCTCAAAATACTATTGAGAGAGCTATAGATAGTGTTTTAAATCAAACACATAAAGTAGATGAGATTATCGTAGTTAATGACGGCTCAACAGATAACTCGCTACAGGTGCTAAATAATATTACTCAGAGTAATAAATGTATCAAAGTAATAGATCAAAATAACAAAGGAGTTTCAAATGCAAGAAACACAGCAATTAAAGAGGCAAAAGGAGAATTTATTTTAACTCTTGATGCCGATGATTATTTTGAGCCAACATTTGTAGAAAAAGCGCTTCATAGGTTTTCAGAAAATAATCAATATGGAGCAGTAATGTGTGGCTATGTGCGAGTGGTAAATGAAAAGAAAATACTTTCTTATATACCTAGCGATGTAACATTAGCCTCCTGTTTACTTAACAATGGAGCTTTGTCTTGTCTTCTTCTTAAAAAGTCTGTTATAGAAGTCGCTGGGGGTTATGACACAAAAATGGTAGAAGGGTATGAAGACTGGGATCTTAACATTAGAATCTTAAAGGCTGGATTTACCTTTGGGATTGTACGAGAAGTACTCTTTAATTATGTGGATACTCCAGGTTCAAGAACCTATAAAGCTACTCCTAATGACATAGAGCTAAGGATGTATATGTATTATAAATATAAGGATCTCTACCAGAAAAACGCTTCATATATTTACCAGCAATTAATAAATCAAAACATACAATTAAGACGTCGCCAGAAAAAGGTAAAGCAATCAATGTCTTTTAAGCTAGGAGATAAAATAATAGGTAGTTTGATAGTTGTGAAGCATATTTTAAACTTTAAAAGACAGTAA